The following proteins come from a genomic window of Bactrocera dorsalis isolate Fly_Bdor chromosome 6, ASM2337382v1, whole genome shotgun sequence:
- the LOC125779507 gene encoding uncharacterized protein LOC125779507: MSLDELKQQRTSTKKNITRIKNIIDASLRPGGKVLSVAEYKCRLGILESYFKQILSIQTDIERLDSEDGGRADLEELYVTTKLVIQSQLAEDNNVSFSDTTCVVQSSSKLPPLKLPTFDGKYSNYQNFITSFKQIIDHEFNLTNIEKFNHLRNCLQGQALETVNAFQVTNENYPKALERLKL, from the exons ATGTCTTTGGACGaactaaaacaacaacgcaCCAGCACCAAGAAAAATATCACACGAATTAAAAATATCATCGATGCTAGCTTACGACCAGGTGGAAAAGTTCTTTCAGTAGCGGAATACAAATGTCGTCTAGGCATCCTGGAGTCATACTTCAAGCAGATTCTCTCAATTCAAACGGACATCGAAAGATTGGATTCTGAGGACGGAGGACGTGCTGACCTGGAAGAACTTTACGTAACAACTAAATTGGTTATTCAATCACAACTGGCAGAAGATAACAACGTTTCATTTTCGGATACAACTTGCGTGGTACAATCAAGTTCAAAACTTCCACCACTTAAGCTTCCTACGTTTGATGGCAAGTATTcgaattatcaaaattttattacctCGTTCAAACAAATAATTGATCACGAGttcaatttaacaaatattgaaaaattcaacCATTTACGAAATTGTCTCCAAGGTCAAGCCTTAGAAACTGTAAATGCGTTTCAGGTTACAAACGAAAACTACCCAAAGGCGTTAGAACGATTGAAG TTATGA